The genomic window CCGGTCGGCGCCGCCCCGGGCGCCGACCGTTCGACCGACCCGTACCTGCCGGAGAACGGCAACGGCGGCTACCGGGTTCTGCACTACGACCTGGAACTCGACTACCGGGTGGTGTCGAACCGGCTGGCCGGCCGGGCCGTGGTCACCGCGCGGGCCGTTCAGCCGCTGTCCCGGTTCAGCCTCGACCTGGCCCGGCTGCAGGTCAAAGACGTGCGGGTGGACGGGCGGCCGGCCAAATTCGACCATCGGGCCGGCAAGCTCCGGATCAAACCCGAGCGCCCGATCGGCTACGGAGCGACATTCAAGACCGAGATCCGGTACGGCGGGAAACCCGGTCCCGTCTCCGGCCGCTGGGGTGACATCGGCTGGGACGAACTCAGCGACGGGGTGCTGGTGGCCAGTCAGCCCAACGGGTCGGCGTCCTGGTTCCCGTGCAACGACCGGCCCGACGACAAGGCCACCTTCCTGGTCACGATGACCACGGCGACGCCGTACACCGTGCTCGTCACCGGTGACCTGGTGTCCAAGAGCCGCGGGGCGGGCACCACCACCTGGGTGTACGAACGGGAGGAGCCGACCGCCCCGTACCTGATGAGTGTCCAGATCGGCCGTTACGAACTGGTCGACCTGGCCACCGGGGGAGTGCCGCAGCGGGCCGCGATCACGCCCCGGGTGCGCCGCGTCTTCCAGCACGACTTCGGCCGGCACGGCGAGATCATGGACGTGATGCAGCGGCTGTTCGGGCCGTACCCGTTCCGGGAGTACATGGTGGTCGTCGCCGACGACGATCTGGACGACCCGATCGAGGCACAGGGCATGGCCGTCTTCGGGCGCAACCACCTCGACGGGCGGCGCACGCACGAGCGGCTGGTCGCGCACGAACTCGCCCATCAGTGGTTCGGCAACAGTCTGACCGTCGCCGACTGGCGGCACATCTGGCTCAACGAGGGCTTCGCGACGTACGCCGAATGGTTGTGGTCCGGCGCCTCCGGCGGCCCCTCGACCAACGCCCACGCCACCGGATGGCACGCCTGGCTCGCGGCCCACCCGGCGAACGTCGTGGTCGCCGACCCGGGTGTCGACCGGATGTTCGACCCGCTGGTCTACAAGCGTGGCGCGCTGACCCTGCACGCCCTGCGCGCAAGCGTCGGCGAGCAGGCGTTCTTCGCGCTGCTGCGCACGTGGGTCGCCGAACACCGGCACCGGACCGTGACGACCACCCAGTTCCGCGAACACGCCGCCCGTTATGCGACCGGGTCCCTCGACGGCCTGTTCACCGCGTGGCTGGACCGTCCCGCGCTGCCGCCGCTGCCCCGAATCCTCTGAACTTTCCCCAATCCGGCCACCGGCGACGTGTGCCCGGCGACGATGGAGGCATGCTCTCCACCGCCGAACGCTACGACTGGTTTCGTAAGCAGTACGCCCGGTTCGCCGACTCCTACTGCCTGACCCTGGTCGGGGAACTCACGCTGGACGAGGCGATCCAGCGCATCGGGGGCGAGAACCCCCAGGCCGTACCGGGTCCGCTGGTCGTGCACGGGCTGCCGGCCGAGGTCGTCGCCGAACTGCCCGGCGACCTGGGTCCGGTCTTCGAACGGCTGGAGACCGAGCGGGTCGTCGCCGTTACCCAGCTGCCCGGCTGGGTGCTGCTGGTCGAGTGGGGTGGCGACTTCCTCGGCCGGGAGGGCGCGGTCCGGCTCTCCCGGGGCACCACCCTGGTCGCGCACGGTAACGAACAGAGCGGGGCGCATTTCCTGTGGATGCAGGACGGGGCGGTCCAGCTCGCCTTCGACCCGGCGCACGCCGGACTGCGGACCGGGGAGAAGGCCGACTCGCTGGTGCAGATCATGGCCGAGGTCGGGTTCGTGCTGGAGGCGGGCGGGCACCGGGCCGGGCCGCACGATCCGGCGGCCTCCCTGGCGCTCGCGGACTTCCTCACCGGCCTGCGACTCGGGCCGTCGGTGCTGCACGAGGCGGTCTATGTCTGCGTGACCCCCACCGAGTGATCGTAGCCGTTATCTTTCCGTTACCGTCGGTCTGAAATCAGGGCTCCGTACGGGGCGTGTCCATGGCGATTGCAGGACACGCCCCCTTGAAGGAGCACCCCCATGCGTTCGTTCGTCTTCGGAGCTGTCGCGGTTCTGAGCGCCGCCACCCTGTCCGCCCGCGCCAACGGCACCCCGGCTGCTTATCTCCCCGCAGCCGCGCCGGCCGCTTCGTCTGCCGCTGTGCCGGCCGCCCCGGCCACTTCCTTGAAGGCGACCGCCGCGACCGCTAAGCCGAAGGTCACCAAAGCGCCGGTCTCGGACCTGAGCCAGTTGAATCGGTTCGGCATCGACGTCGGGAAGAGTGTGCTGATCGACGTCGCGGACGACGGCCAGGACCGCTGGCGCTCGATCAGCAAGAACGGCGTCGACACACCTCCAGCACACCGCCGGCCTGGCACCCTCCGCGGAGATCCGCCGCCGCGGCGACCGGCGGCGCCGCAAGCGGGCCGCCGGCGCCGCCTTCACCGCCGTCCTGATCACCGCCGCCGGCCTGGGTTTCCTGACCCGCGGCCCCAACCCGGACCGCCCGATCCTGCCGGCCGAGACACCGGCACCATCAGCCTCAGTGCGGGCCCCGCGGCCGTCCGCGATGCCGTCCTGGACCGGCGGAGTGACCTCGGACGTCACCAAGCTGCGGGAACTCGGCGTCGACCTGGAGACCGGCGTCCTGCTCGACGTGGCCGACGACGGCATCGACCTGTGGCTGGCCGCCAGTCCCGACGACGTCGTCGACTTCACCGGAACGGCCCGCGACGCCACCACCGAGATGTCCCTGACCCCGGCCCCGGTGCGCGCCGCCGACCGGGTGCTCATCGTGCCGGTGGCGCGCACCGGCTGGTGCGTGACGGCCACCTCCGGAGTCCCGCTGGCCCTGCAGCCGTGCCGAGAGGGCGACGCCGCCCAGACCTGGCGGGTGATCCCGGCCGGCGACTCCGGCCAGATCAACCTGAGTGGCCCGAACGGCGAACTGCGCATCGACGAGACCGGCCTGGTGGCCACCGGCGGTCGCACCGGCTTGCAGACGCTGCCCTTCAACCGCTGACCGTTCCAGCCGTCGCCGGATCAGAGGACCGTCACGGGATCGACATGAGTTCGACTGACGTTCGACTGACGTTCGTTGAAATGCGGCAGCAAGATCAGGCCGCTGAACGTCCCTTGTGACCGTGCGAGCCCCACCCGCACGGCGCCACCTGGCATTTTCCCCCGAAATGCCAGGTGGCGGCATGGGCGGATCAGCGTAGTGACGCGCAGTTCGAGGTCGCGGGGGTGCCGGTCAGGCGGCGGGTCAGCCAGTCGACGGCGGTGGGCTGGTCGGTGAGCAGCGGGCCGAAATGGTTGAGCAGCGGGCTGACCGTCCACGGCAGCACGATCGGGTCGTAGACCACGGTGCCGCCGAGCCGGCACCAGTCGGCGGCCATCGTGCGGGCCTGGGCGTGCGGGACCAGGTTGTCGAAGACGCCGGTGGCGACCCGGATGACACCCGACGGTTTACGGGTGCCGATCGTCTGGTCGTCGATGAAGGCTTTCAGGGCGGGTTCGGCGGCGATGACGGCGGCGAGGGTCTTGCCGTCACGGGTCCAGGCCGAGCTGCGTTTGCCGGCGTAGGACAGGATCGCGTCACCGACACACATGGTGGACAGCCTGGTGAGGACGGCCCGGCCGGCGTCGGTGAGGTAGGCGTCGAGGATCGGCCGCAGCTCCGGTTCGGCCTGGGCGAACCCGTTGATCGACCAACCGAGGGCGCCGGCGAGTTCGCTGCCGTCGATTCCGGCGACGACACCGGTCAGATCGGCCGGCGGCGCCCCGGCGTAGCCCGCGGTCACCGCGATCTCGGGAGCGTAGGTGGCCTGCAGTTCGGCCGCCGCGGCGACCGCCCCGCCGCCCTGGCTGTACCCGTAGAGCCCGACCCGGGAGTCCGCGGTGACCGAGGTGCCCGGCAGCGCCCGGGCCGCGCGGGCGGCGTCGAGGACGGCGTGCCCCGAGTCCACCCGGTTGACGTAGGTGTGCACCCGGTCGGTGGTGCCCAGCCCCGCGTAGTCGGTGGTGACCACCGCGATGCCTTTGGCCAGCAGCCGGTAGACGGCCAGGACCTCGTAGCCGACCGACAGTGTCGTCTGGTTGTTCTCGGTGCCCACGATCAGGCCGCGTTGCAGGGCGAGCGAGGTGGAACACTGGTCGCCCTGGCCCATCGTGCCGGGCGCGAGCACCACCAGCGGGCGGGCGCCGCCGCCGGTCCAGCGCGCGGCCGGTTCGAGGTAGGCGCCGGTGATCGCGACCGGCCCGCCGGTGGAGTCGGTCGACTTGTACATGATCCGGGTGGCCCGGCCGGGCAGTGGCCCGCTGATACCGGGCAGTGACAGGGCCAGGGGCAGCGGTTCGGTGCGGATCAGCGCCCCGTCGGCGGCGGGCAGGGTGTTCGGCGGGGTGTAGAAGGCGGGGATGGTGACGGCGGCCCGGGCGGGCTGAGCGGGGACTAGCGCAGCGGTGCTGAGGAGAAGAGCGAGAACGACTGCGGGCATGCGGGTACGCGGTGACATTGGCCCTCCACTGACGGGGATTGTCAGTTACTGATGTCTATGGAAACCGCGCGGTTACCGGACGGTAACGAGGGGAACCGAGAACTGACAGGGGGCCGCGTTCTCACTCCGGAGAGGGGCCACGGCGGGCGGGCCGGCCCGATCACCGCTACCGTCGACGCATGTCCGGAAGCGCTTTGATCATGTACGAGACCAGCAACGACGGCGTCACCCTGCGTGCCGCGCTATCCGGGGAACTGGACCTCAGGGACGCTGACGAGGTCCGTGACAACCTGGCGGCGGCAGCCAAGGCGTCCACGTACCAGGTTCTTCAGATCGACGTCTCCGAGGTGACCCTGATGGATTCGTACGCCCTGGGTGCCCTGGTCAGTGTCCGCAACACCGCCGCGGCGGCCGGCGTCACCGTGACACTTGTCAACCCGTCACCGCCGGTGGCCAAGGCGATCCAGGTGACCGGGCTGTCCGACGTGTTCGGGCTGCCCACCGAGTGAGCTGATTTAACCGGGTGCGGGCGGCCCGGCCCGGGCGTTACCGTCGCCCGATGCGCACCAGTGCGGAGATCTATCACCGGGTGCGATGGGATCCCCGGCTCGATCCGGCCCGGTTCGTGTTCGGCGTCGACGTGCGCGGGCCGCAGGCCGAGCGGGTGCCGTTGCCCGCGTTCGTGCCCGGCGGCGACATCCCCTGGCATCGGGTGCTGTTCATCGAGGCCGACGGCGAACGGCTCTGGGACCGGGCCTCCGGCGTGGACCGGCTCGACACGTCGGCCGCCGGCCGGGTCCGTGTCCCGCGCCGGCTCGGTGCCCCGTTCTTCACCGCGCGCACCCCACACGCCTGGTGCGAAGACGGCGGCTGGGTTCCGGCTACGGCGAACCCGGCCGCACCGGCCACCGCGCTGCGAGTGCTCACCTGGAACACACTGTGGGACCGCTACGACGCCGACCGGATCGACACCGCCCGGCGACGCCCGCTTCTGATCGCCGCACTGGAGCGCGCCGACGCCGACGTGATCGCGCTGCAGGAAGTGGAACGCGACCTCCTCGAACGGCTGCTCGCGGCGGACTGGGTGCGCCGGAACTACACGCTGTGCACCGATCCGGCCGGTAAGGACGTCGACGACAGTGGCGTGCTGCTGCTCAGCCGGGTTCCGGTGCTGGAGGCGGGCCGGCACGTGCTGGGCCCGTTCAAGCAGGTCACCGCAATCACCGTGGCCGGGCCGGTCGCCGAGAGTGGGCCGGTCGCCGTGGCCGGGCCGATCGTGGTGGCCGCGGTTCATTTCACCAGTGATCACGCCGCTGACGGTCCGGGGCGCCGGGCCGCTGAGCTGGCCGATCTCGCCACCGGGCTGGCCGGACTGGACGTGCCGGTGGTGGTGGCCGGGGACGTCAACGACAGTGGGGACACTCCGGCCCGTCGGCTCGGGATGCGTGACGCGTGGCTCGAAGCGCACGGGCCGGACGACCGGACCGCGACCTTCGACCCGGTTCGTAACCCGCTCGCCGCCGTCGGGTCGCTGACCGGCCGGGCGTCGCGGCTGGATCGGGTGCTGCTGCGGGGCGGGGACCTGACGGTGTCGTCGGCGGGGCTGCTCGGTGACGTACCGGACGGCGGGTTGTTCGTTTCTGATCATTTCGGTGTGGTCGTTGATCTTGCGGTGGGAGCGGACCCGACGGCGACGGCTGCGGCCGTGGGGCCGACGGCTCGGACCGCGGTGGCGTGGCTGCCGCCGGGACGGCTGTGGCCGCCGGTTCAGGAGGTGCGCCGGGTGCTCGACCCGCAGTTCGACAGGTGGCCGCCGCACGTCAACGTGCTTTTCGGCTTCCTTCCGGAAGCCGATTTCGAGGACGCGGCGGCACATCTGGCAGGCGCGGCGGCCGAGGTCTCCCCGTTCGAAGTGACAATTGCGGGGGTACGGACATTCGAGCACCGCTCCGACGCCACGGTCTGGCTCGACCCGGCCGCCGCCGACCCGGCACCGTGGGCGGCACTGCACCGGGCGTTGCAGAGCCGGTTCCCGCAGTGCCGTGGCCGGGCCGAGGGCTACACGCCACACCTGACGTTGGGCCGTGCCGAGAGCGACGCCCCGCACCCGGGATCGGGTCGGGCCGGGAGTGACACTCCACATTCGGGATCGGGGCGCGCAGGGGGCCACACCTCGCACCGGACATCGGATCGGGTCGCCGCGACCATTGCCGGTCGGCTGCAACCGATGGCGGCGACGGTGGACCGGCTTACGCTGCTGTCGCGTCGTGGTGACGAGCCGATGCGGCCACGGGCGGAACTGCTGCTGGGCGCCGGTGCACTGCGCTGGCTGCCCGAACCGGACGGGCCGGAGCCGGTCGCGATCGGCACCACCGGGGTTCTCGGTGGACTGCGGGCGGCGCTGCCCGAGGCTGCCGTTCACCTCGTCGGGTCGCGGCGTCTCGGCTGTGAGCTGCCCGGTGCCGACCTCGACCTGGTGGCCGTGTTCCCCGGGGCGGTGGATCTGCGGCGACGACTCGCCGTCGATGGCTGGTCGGTGCGGCAGGTGATCGGTGCTCGCGTACCCGGCCTGCGATTGTCCCGTGGTGGTCTCGACGTCGACCTGGTCACCGTCGACTCCGGCGGGCTGCCGGTGGCTGCCACGGTGGCTCGGCGGGCGGAACTCGACGAGGCGCCGGCCGTCGCGCTGAGTGCGGTGGCGGACGCCGAAGCGGTACTGGCGGCTACGGCCGAGGTGCCCGGGTTCACCGGCCTGGCGCGCTCGGTGAAAGCCTGGGCACGGGTGCGGGGCCTGGATTCGGCACCGTTCGGTGGACTGCCGGGCCTGGCGTGGGTGGTGCTCGCGGCCCGGACCGCCCGCGACGCCGGTGACCTGCCTCCGGATGAGCTGCTGCGACACTTCTTCGGCACCTGGGCGGCCTGGGACTGGGCTGAAACGGTCACGCTCGACGGGATCGGCACAGCGCCTCCGGGGGCGTACCCGCTGACGGTCTTGACCCCGTCCTTCCCGGTCCGCAGCTGCACCGGTCAGGTCGGCGCGGGCCTGCGGGACCTGCTGACCCAGGAGCTGTACCAGTCGTGGGAGGGCCAGCCGGCGACCCCACCACACCGGCGGCACCGAACCTGGGTGGTGCTGACCGTGGACGCGGTGACCGGCGAGCCGTTCGAGGAGACCATCGGCCGGTTCCGCGGACGGATCCGTGCCCTGCTGACCGCCCTGGAAGAGGCCGGTGTCACCGATGCGCACGCGTGGCCACGACCGTTCAAAATCGGACATGCCCGGCGTGAGTACGCGGTCGGCCTCGGCCGCCACCCCGGTGACGACTCGGTCCTGTCCGGCTGGGCCACCGGCCTACCGGGAGTCCGCGCCGAGATCGTGGACGGAGCGGCGGTGCCGACGCTGTACTGACGGTTGCTCAGCGAGCTTCAGTAGCCGAAGTCCTGGGTGTAGTAGGGGGCGCCGTTGGCGGCGCGGGCGATGCCGATGCCGGTGGTCTTGGACTTGCAGTTGAGGATGTTGGTGCGGTGGCCGGGGCTCTTCATCCAGCCGTCGACGACGGCCGACGCGGTCTGGTAGCCCCAGGCGATGTTCTCGGCCGACGGCTTGGTGTAGCCGGCGTTCTTGATCCGGGTGGAGAAGCGGGAGTTGTTCTTGCCGGTGTGGGAGAACTTGCCGGTCTGGGCCATGTAGGCGCTGTGGGCGCGGGCGGCCTTGGTGATCTGGGTGTTGACCTTCAGGGAGCTGCAGCCGTGCTTGACGCGCTCGGCGTTGACGAGCTTGTTGACCTGGGTTTCGAGTGCCTGCGCGGAGGCCTTCGCGGCGTTGGCCGGGTTCGCGGTCATCGTGGCGGCGCCGAGTGCGGCGACCGGGGCGAGGAGGGCGGTCACGGCGAGGCGGCGAAGGATCTGGCGCAAGAAGTCGTCCTTTGTTCGGGTCGTGCTCGCGGCGTTGCGGGCACACTGATGACTTCGGTCCGGCCCGGGAAGCGGTGATCGCAGACCCGGTGCGTGATCGTTTCGGATCGGTTGCCAGGATCGCGGCATGTCGCTGGAGCTTGGCGAGCTGTCCGCCGAGGTCGTCGCGGCCACCGCTATCACGGCACGGTGTGGCTGATCCGCGACGTCGACGCCGTCTCGACGAGGTCGACGTGCGCCTCGATCAGCCTTTTCCGCTGGTCCGGGCGATGATCGGGTCGCCGCAGTACCGCGACGTGTTGCTCAACCGGCTTCGGCTGGAGCTACCGGGCGGCCCGGTGACGCTGACCGTGAAGAGCTGGCCCAATCCGATCGACCTGGAGTATCAGGCGGTCACCCCGTTCTGCCCGGAGGGGGGTTACCGGTTCGACGAGGCCGACACCGATGCCGAGGCGCGGGCCGCGAGGCTGAGGGACGGTTTCTGGGGTCATCTCAGACCAACCGTCACCGCGACCTTCCGTCACCTGCCGGACCGCACCCTACCCAGTCCCGCCTACATCGACTGAACTCGACTGAAGAGTCGCCAGCAATCGCCGTAACGCCGGCTCCAGCACGGCCTGGTCCTCGGCCGGCAACTCCGCCAGCCACGACGACTCCAGCCGCTGGATCGCCTCCAGGGCGGGGGCGACGACGGCCCGGCCCCGCTCGGTCACGTCGAGCATCACGCTGCGGCCGTCCTGCCCGTGCGGGTACCGGACGATCAGGCCGGCCGCCTCGATCTGGCGCACCCGTTTGGTGATGCCGGCTCGGGTCAGGTGCAGGTCGTCGGCGATCTGAGCGGGCGGAACCGGCCGCCCGGCCCGCACGATCACCGACAGCACCTCGAACCCGGCCCGGTCGACGCCGTGCTCGGCCAGCGCCGCGTCGGCGTGCTGGTGCACGAGCCGGGAGATCCGCATGATCCGCAAAAACACCCCGGCCGGGCCGACGTCGAGATCAGGCCGTGAGAGACGCCACTGTTGCTGGATCCGGTCCACCTCGTCACGCATGCCACCATGATAGTTAACTGGTTAATCAGATGGCGACGGGAGTGGGCGATGACGGCGACGGCGACGGCTCTGCGGCAGATGTGGCACGTCGCCCCGCATGCCGGAGCACACCGCCCGGCCTTGCGGATGGGCATCGCCGCCCTGGTCCCGATGGTCCTGCTCACCCTGACCGGCCACCCCGAGTGGGGCGGCTGGGCCTTGCTCGGCACCGTGACCGCGGCGTACGCCCGCTCCGACTCGCCACGCCGGCGGTTCCGCGTACAGGCGATCGCTGGTCTGTTCCTGCTCCTCCTCGTGATCGTCGCGACCGTGCTGGTCGCCGCGGCCGTGCCCGGCGTCGTCCTGGTCGGGGCCACCGCCGTGGTCGCGGGCGTCGCCACGGTCCTCGCCGACACCGGCCGCTGGAGCCCACCCGGCGCGCTCTTCCCGGTGTTCGTCTTCGGCGCGGCGACCGCGATCCCGGCCACCTTCGGTGACCTTCCGGCCGCCGCCGGTTTCTCCACCGCTGGCTTGGCGTGGGCGCTATCGGTCACGGCGTCAGGCGACAGCTTGCGTACGAGGATCGCCCGCCATCGTGCGAACCCGGCACCGTCACCGGCACCGCCGCGGCCCGCCGCCCGGTTGACCGCCCTGCACGCCGCGATCTGTTTCGCCGGTGCGGGAATCGCCGGCGTGCTGGCACTGGCGGCTGGCCTTCAGCACCCGGCGTGGGCGATGGTCGCCGCCGTGGTGCCGGTCGTCGGCACCGCCACCACCGGCCAGATCGTGCGCGCCGGCCACCGTCTCGTCGGCACGCTGCTCGGTGTCCTGGTCGCCGGAGTGCTGTTCCTGCACACTCCCGGCCCGCTGGAGATCGCGGTGCTGACGGCGGTCCTGTTGTTCGGCGCGGAACTCCTGATCGCCCGCAACTACTCCCTCGCACTGCTGTGCATCACCCCGGTGACGATCGGACTGGCCCACCCGGGCAGCCCGCAGCGGCTGCTCACCCTGATGGCCGACCGGGCCCTGGAGACAACGATCGGCGTCGTGGTCGCGGTGACTCTGATTCTCGCCGTGCACCGTCTCCGGATTAGGCTGGTCGGGTGATCGAGAGTCGCCAGCGGGAACTGTTGGACGAGTGGTTCCCCGGAGCGGAGATCGTCCGGGACCACAGCTGGGGTCTGGTGCAGACCACGGTGCTCGAGTTGGCGTACGACAGCAGGCAATTGATCGTGAAAGCCGGCGGCGACAGCGACCATCACATCGCCCGGGAACTGCACGCCCACCGGCACTGGCTGCGACCGTGGACCGGTCTCGGCCGGGCGCCGACGCTGCTGCACGGCGACAGCGAGGCGAAACTGCTGGCCACCACCTATCTGCCGGGCCGGCTGGTGCTGGACACGCCACACGTCGGCGATCCGGAGACGTTCCGGCAGGCCGGCGAGTTGCTGGCCCGGTTCCACGGGCAGACCGCAGTCGCCGACGACGGCCACGAACGGCGTGAGAACGAGAAGTCGCTGCGCCTGCTCGACGGCCCGCACCGCATCGACCCCGCGACGGTCCGGCGGCTCCGAGCCGAGATCAGCGGCTGGCCGGCCCCGCCGGTGACACTGGT from Actinoplanes derwentensis includes these protein-coding regions:
- a CDS encoding M1 family metallopeptidase encodes the protein MTPPAVPVGAAPGADRSTDPYLPENGNGGYRVLHYDLELDYRVVSNRLAGRAVVTARAVQPLSRFSLDLARLQVKDVRVDGRPAKFDHRAGKLRIKPERPIGYGATFKTEIRYGGKPGPVSGRWGDIGWDELSDGVLVASQPNGSASWFPCNDRPDDKATFLVTMTTATPYTVLVTGDLVSKSRGAGTTTWVYEREEPTAPYLMSVQIGRYELVDLATGGVPQRAAITPRVRRVFQHDFGRHGEIMDVMQRLFGPYPFREYMVVVADDDLDDPIEAQGMAVFGRNHLDGRRTHERLVAHELAHQWFGNSLTVADWRHIWLNEGFATYAEWLWSGASGGPSTNAHATGWHAWLAAHPANVVVADPGVDRMFDPLVYKRGALTLHALRASVGEQAFFALLRTWVAEHRHRTVTTTQFREHAARYATGSLDGLFTAWLDRPALPPLPRIL
- a CDS encoding DUF6461 domain-containing protein; amino-acid sequence: MLSTAERYDWFRKQYARFADSYCLTLVGELTLDEAIQRIGGENPQAVPGPLVVHGLPAEVVAELPGDLGPVFERLETERVVAVTQLPGWVLLVEWGGDFLGREGAVRLSRGTTLVAHGNEQSGAHFLWMQDGAVQLAFDPAHAGLRTGEKADSLVQIMAEVGFVLEAGGHRAGPHDPAASLALADFLTGLRLGPSVLHEAVYVCVTPTE
- a CDS encoding lipase family protein, producing MSPRTRMPAVVLALLLSTAALVPAQPARAAVTIPAFYTPPNTLPAADGALIRTEPLPLALSLPGISGPLPGRATRIMYKSTDSTGGPVAITGAYLEPAARWTGGGARPLVVLAPGTMGQGDQCSTSLALQRGLIVGTENNQTTLSVGYEVLAVYRLLAKGIAVVTTDYAGLGTTDRVHTYVNRVDSGHAVLDAARAARALPGTSVTADSRVGLYGYSQGGGAVAAAAELQATYAPEIAVTAGYAGAPPADLTGVVAGIDGSELAGALGWSINGFAQAEPELRPILDAYLTDAGRAVLTRLSTMCVGDAILSYAGKRSSAWTRDGKTLAAVIAAEPALKAFIDDQTIGTRKPSGVIRVATGVFDNLVPHAQARTMAADWCRLGGTVVYDPIVLPWTVSPLLNHFGPLLTDQPTAVDWLTRRLTGTPATSNCASLR
- a CDS encoding STAS domain-containing protein encodes the protein MSGSALIMYETSNDGVTLRAALSGELDLRDADEVRDNLAAAAKASTYQVLQIDVSEVTLMDSYALGALVSVRNTAAAAGVTVTLVNPSPPVAKAIQVTGLSDVFGLPTE
- a CDS encoding poly(A) polymerase; translation: MRTSAEIYHRVRWDPRLDPARFVFGVDVRGPQAERVPLPAFVPGGDIPWHRVLFIEADGERLWDRASGVDRLDTSAAGRVRVPRRLGAPFFTARTPHAWCEDGGWVPATANPAAPATALRVLTWNTLWDRYDADRIDTARRRPLLIAALERADADVIALQEVERDLLERLLAADWVRRNYTLCTDPAGKDVDDSGVLLLSRVPVLEAGRHVLGPFKQVTAITVAGPVAESGPVAVAGPIVVAAVHFTSDHAADGPGRRAAELADLATGLAGLDVPVVVAGDVNDSGDTPARRLGMRDAWLEAHGPDDRTATFDPVRNPLAAVGSLTGRASRLDRVLLRGGDLTVSSAGLLGDVPDGGLFVSDHFGVVVDLAVGADPTATAAAVGPTARTAVAWLPPGRLWPPVQEVRRVLDPQFDRWPPHVNVLFGFLPEADFEDAAAHLAGAAAEVSPFEVTIAGVRTFEHRSDATVWLDPAAADPAPWAALHRALQSRFPQCRGRAEGYTPHLTLGRAESDAPHPGSGRAGSDTPHSGSGRAGGHTSHRTSDRVAATIAGRLQPMAATVDRLTLLSRRGDEPMRPRAELLLGAGALRWLPEPDGPEPVAIGTTGVLGGLRAALPEAAVHLVGSRRLGCELPGADLDLVAVFPGAVDLRRRLAVDGWSVRQVIGARVPGLRLSRGGLDVDLVTVDSGGLPVAATVARRAELDEAPAVALSAVADAEAVLAATAEVPGFTGLARSVKAWARVRGLDSAPFGGLPGLAWVVLAARTARDAGDLPPDELLRHFFGTWAAWDWAETVTLDGIGTAPPGAYPLTVLTPSFPVRSCTGQVGAGLRDLLTQELYQSWEGQPATPPHRRHRTWVVLTVDAVTGEPFEETIGRFRGRIRALLTALEEAGVTDAHAWPRPFKIGHARREYAVGLGRHPGDDSVLSGWATGLPGVRAEIVDGAAVPTLY
- a CDS encoding CAP domain-containing protein is translated as MRQILRRLAVTALLAPVAALGAATMTANPANAAKASAQALETQVNKLVNAERVKHGCSSLKVNTQITKAARAHSAYMAQTGKFSHTGKNNSRFSTRIKNAGYTKPSAENIAWGYQTASAVVDGWMKSPGHRTNILNCKSKTTGIGIARAANGAPYYTQDFGY
- a CDS encoding MarR family winged helix-turn-helix transcriptional regulator — translated: MRDEVDRIQQQWRLSRPDLDVGPAGVFLRIMRISRLVHQHADAALAEHGVDRAGFEVLSVIVRAGRPVPPAQIADDLHLTRAGITKRVRQIEAAGLIVRYPHGQDGRSVMLDVTERGRAVVAPALEAIQRLESSWLAELPAEDQAVLEPALRRLLATLQSSSVDVGGTG
- a CDS encoding FUSC family protein, whose product is MTATATALRQMWHVAPHAGAHRPALRMGIAALVPMVLLTLTGHPEWGGWALLGTVTAAYARSDSPRRRFRVQAIAGLFLLLLVIVATVLVAAAVPGVVLVGATAVVAGVATVLADTGRWSPPGALFPVFVFGAATAIPATFGDLPAAAGFSTAGLAWALSVTASGDSLRTRIARHRANPAPSPAPPRPAARLTALHAAICFAGAGIAGVLALAAGLQHPAWAMVAAVVPVVGTATTGQIVRAGHRLVGTLLGVLVAGVLFLHTPGPLEIAVLTAVLLFGAELLIARNYSLALLCITPVTIGLAHPGSPQRLLTLMADRALETTIGVVVAVTLILAVHRLRIRLVG
- a CDS encoding phosphotransferase; the encoded protein is MIESRQRELLDEWFPGAEIVRDHSWGLVQTTVLELAYDSRQLIVKAGGDSDHHIARELHAHRHWLRPWTGLGRAPTLLHGDSEAKLLATTYLPGRLVLDTPHVGDPETFRQAGELLARFHGQTAVADDGHERRENEKSLRLLDGPHRIDPATVRRLRAEISGWPAPPVTLVPTHGDWQPRNWLVHDGVVSIIDFGRAALRPTWTDFIRLAVQDFRARPDLEEAFLRGYGSDPREPQAWYHTRVREAIGTACWAYAVGDEVFEAQGHRMIAELP